The Juglans regia cultivar Chandler chromosome 2, Walnut 2.0, whole genome shotgun sequence genome includes a window with the following:
- the LOC108999699 gene encoding mitochondrial pyruvate carrier 1, with translation MAAFRAFLNSPVGPKTTHFWGPVANWGFVAAGLADMKKPPEMISGNMTAAMCVYSALFMRFAWMVQPRNYLLLVCHVSNETVQLYQLSRWAKGQGLLSDKKEKAAS, from the exons ATGGCTGCTTTCAGGGCATTCTTGAACAGTCCGGTTGGTCCGAAAACAACTCACTTTTGGGGACCTGTTGCCAATTGGGGATTCGTAGCTGCT GGGTTGGCAGACATGAAGAAACCCCCGGAGATGATTTCGGGCAACATGACAGCAG CAATGTGTGTCTACTCGGCATTGTTCATGAGATTTGCGTGGATGGTACAGCCCCGCAATTATCTACTTCTGGTATGCCATGTCTCGAATGAGACCGTCCAACTTTATCAACTCTCTCGATGGGCAAAGGGTCAGGG GCTCTTGTCAGACAAGAAAGAGAAAGCTGCATCTTAG